The proteins below come from a single Gossypium raimondii isolate GPD5lz chromosome 2, ASM2569854v1, whole genome shotgun sequence genomic window:
- the LOC105787424 gene encoding serine/threonine-protein kinase STY17, with translation MAIEEDTESCGSRAVDSLVHVNPRHHRQKLDVYNEVLKRIQESNYEEANLPGFDDQLWLHFNRLPARYALDVNVERAEDVLTHKRLLHLAEDPANLPVFDVRIVQVYPVSASNSVDSVHSDSSVKADAESAYHLNRQGIHPPPTFGSSPNLEAFYLQASEDRDSAVNSTSGLRPMHEITFSTVDKPKLLSQLTSLLAELGLNIQEAHAFSTVDGYSLDVFVVDGWPFEETKELKDALEKEILKSQEQSCVRKSSISAMTGLVKEEAVSLPNCVEIPTDGTDVWEIDSRQLKIEHKIASGSYGDLYRGTYYSQEVAIKVLKPERVTGELLREFSQEVFIMRKIRHKNVVQFIGACTRAPNPCIVTEFMARGSLYDYLHQQRGVFKLPSLLKVALDVSKGINYLHQNNIIHRDLKTANLLMDENQVVKVADFGVARVQAQSGVMTAETGTYRWMAPEVIEHKPYDHKADVFSFGIALWELLTGEIPYSLLTPLQAAVGVVQKSLRPTIPKNTHPRLGELLERCWQQDPTQRPNFSEIIEILQQIVKEVADKGEDRHMSKSSGGFFSSMLKGHH, from the exons ATGGCGATTGAAGAGGACACTGAGAGCTGCGGGAGTAGAGCCGTGGACTCGCTGGTCCATGTGAATCCTCGACATCACAGGCAAAAGCTGGACGTTTACAACGAGGTGCTTAAGCGTATCCAGGAGTCTAATTATGAAGAAGCTAATCTGCCTGGCTTCGATGATCAGCTATGGCTTCATTTCAATCGACTCCCTGCTCG ATACGCATTAGATGTGAATGTGGAGCGGGCAGAAGATGTGCTTACACATAAAAGATTATTGCATCTGGCAGAGGACCCTGCTAATCTTCCTGTTTTTGATGTTCGCATCGTGCAG GTTTATCCTGTTTCTGCCTCAAATTCTGTTGACTCTGTTCATTCTGATTCTTCTGTAAAAGCAGATGCAGAAAGTGCTTATCATTTAAATAGACAGGG CATCCACCCACCACCTACCTTTGGTTCATCACCTAATCTTGAAGCTTTTTATCTTCAAGCAAGTGAAGATAGAGACAGTGCTGTGAATTCAACATCAGGCCTCCG GCCTATGCATGAGATCACCTTTTCTACAGTTGACAAGCCAAAACTCCTTAGTCAG TTGACTTCTTTACTTGCGGAGCTTGGATTGAACATTCAGGAAGCTCATGCTTTTTCCACTGTTGATGGGTACTCTTTGGATGTTTTTGTTGTTGATGGTTGGCCTTTTGAG GAAACCAAGGAGCTCAAAGATGCACTGGAGAAGGAAATTTTAAAGTCTCAG GAGCAATCTTGTGTGAGAAAGAGTTCAATATCTGCTATGACCGGGCTTGTCAAAGAAGAGGCCGTTTCTTTGCCCAATTGTGTTGAAATCCCGACCGATGGAACTGATGTATGGGAAATTGATTCCAGGCAGCTCAAAATTGAACACAAGATTGCATCTGGGTCCTATGGTGATCT ATACAGAGGCACATATTATAGTCAAGAAGTGGCTATTAAAGTCCTCAAGCCTGAGCGGGTTACAGGAGAATTGCTGAGAGAGTTTTCTCAGGAAGTTTTTATTATGAG GAAAATTCGGCATAAGAATGTTGTTCAATTCATAGGTGCATGTACAAGAGCTCCAAATCCCTGCATTGTAACTG AATTCATGGCCAGAGGTAGCTTATATGACTATTTGCATCAGCAAAGGGGAGTTTTTAAGTTGCCATCTCTACTCAAAGTAGCCCTTGATGTTTCCAAAGGAATTAACTATTTGCATCAAAACAACATTATCCACAGGGACCTGAAAACTGCCAATCTTTTGATGGATGAAAATCAA GTTGTTAAAGTTGCCGATTTTGGAGTTGCCAGAGTGCAAGCTCAATCAGGAGTAATGACAGCAGAAACTGGAACATACCGATGGATGGCTCCTGAG GTTATTGAGCACAAACCATATGATCACAAGGCAGATGTTTTTAGCTTTGGAATAGCACTCTGGGAGCTACTGACAGGAGAA ATCCCATATTCTCTCTTGACTCCATTACAAGCAGCAGTTGGTGTGGTGCAAAAG AGTCTACGTCCTACAATTCCAAAGAATACACACCCAAGACTAGGAGAACTGCTTGAGAGATGCTGGCAACAGGACCCAACTCAAAGGCCTAACTTCTCTGAAATTATAGAAATCCTTCAGCAAATAGTTAAAGAG
- the LOC105787427 gene encoding bifunctional nuclease 2 isoform X2 produces MLGAQLCYRTFSTFWVFSHKSNATTYPTIPAFSFPSIRSSSIRLHFPAKLRPVSCHSIRSGSFDPQFNEDDDKDLQFLEASLLVSETVSHYRMLRQGITEEIKWQSSRREQHPISRAKIASIGQSFLSRFPTPTIFLKISCDGDFLLPIIVGEFAVEKLIASFWGDDNGECPDQFHLVKNVVEKLGYEVKMVRITERVVNTYFAKLYFSKPGENDVISVDARPSDAINVAHRCKAPIYVSKQIVLEDAIRIGFGMGRVRDTTPTYDVVLDSAMEGPDLLTEELDLVRNMNLAVEEERYNDAAMLRDELMKLRNSSRNQ; encoded by the exons ATGCTCGGAGCTCAACTTTGCTACCGTACATTCTCCACTTTCTGGGTTTTCTCCCATAAATCAAATGCTACTACTTATCCCACCATCCCGGCATTTTCTTTCCCGTCGATTCGTTCTTCTTCAATCCGTTTACATTTCCCGGCGAAACTCCGGCCGGTTTCTTGCCACTCGATCCGTAGTGGTAGCTTCGATCCCCAATTCAACGAAGACGATGATAAAGATCTTCAGTTCCTCGAAGCTTCTCTTCTCGTTTCAG AAACTGTTTCGCACTATCGGATGTTAAGGCAAGGAATTACAGAAGAAATTAAATGGCAATCATCGAGGAGAGAACAGCATCCTATATCGAGGGCTAAAATTGCTTCTATTGGACAATCTTTTCTTAGTCGTTTCCCTACTCCAACTATTTTTCTCAAGATTTCTTGTGATGGGGATTTCTTGTTACCCATTATTGTAG GGGAATTTGCTGTTGAAAAACTTATAGCTTCCTTTTGGGGAGATGATAATGGG GAATGTCCAGATCAGTTCCATCTTGTTAAAAATGTTGTGGAGAAGCTTGGATATGAA GTTAAAATGGTGAGAATTACAGAAAGAGTTGTCAATACTTACTTTGCAAAGTTGTATTTTAGCAAG CCGGGAGAAAATGATGTGATAAGTGTAGATGCACGGCCCTCGGATGCCATCAATGTGGCTCATAGATGCAAG GCTCCGATCTATGTAAGTAAACAAATTGTCTTGGAAGATGCTATTAGAATTGGCTTCGGGATGGGCAGAGTGCGCGATACAACGCCTACTTACGATGTAGTGCTTGACAG CGCTATGGAGGGTCCGGATTTATTAACAGAGGAGCTTGATCTGGTGAGGAATATGAATTTAGCTGTTGAAGAAGAAAGGTACAATGATGCAG CAATGTTAAGAGACGAACTAATGAAGCTACGCAATTCGAGTCGTAATCAGTAA
- the LOC105787427 gene encoding bifunctional nuclease 2 isoform X1, whose amino-acid sequence MLGAQLCYRTFSTFWVFSHKSNATTYPTIPAFSFPSIRSSSIRLHFPAKLRPVSCHSIRSGSFDPQFNEDDDKDLQFLEASLLVSETVSHYRMLRQGITEEIKWQSSRREQHPISRAKIASIGQSFLSRFPTPTIFLKISCDGDFLLPIIVGEFAVEKLIASFWGDDNGECPDQFHLVKNVVEKLGYEVKMVRITERVVNTYFAKLYFSKPGENDVISVDARPSDAINVAHRCKAPIYVSKQIVLEDAIRIGFGMGRVRDTTPTYDVVLDSAMEGPDLLTEELDLVRNMNLAVEEERYNDAGNKNIEYNLPTKIKIIEYTFFVQLYIFVSS is encoded by the exons ATGCTCGGAGCTCAACTTTGCTACCGTACATTCTCCACTTTCTGGGTTTTCTCCCATAAATCAAATGCTACTACTTATCCCACCATCCCGGCATTTTCTTTCCCGTCGATTCGTTCTTCTTCAATCCGTTTACATTTCCCGGCGAAACTCCGGCCGGTTTCTTGCCACTCGATCCGTAGTGGTAGCTTCGATCCCCAATTCAACGAAGACGATGATAAAGATCTTCAGTTCCTCGAAGCTTCTCTTCTCGTTTCAG AAACTGTTTCGCACTATCGGATGTTAAGGCAAGGAATTACAGAAGAAATTAAATGGCAATCATCGAGGAGAGAACAGCATCCTATATCGAGGGCTAAAATTGCTTCTATTGGACAATCTTTTCTTAGTCGTTTCCCTACTCCAACTATTTTTCTCAAGATTTCTTGTGATGGGGATTTCTTGTTACCCATTATTGTAG GGGAATTTGCTGTTGAAAAACTTATAGCTTCCTTTTGGGGAGATGATAATGGG GAATGTCCAGATCAGTTCCATCTTGTTAAAAATGTTGTGGAGAAGCTTGGATATGAA GTTAAAATGGTGAGAATTACAGAAAGAGTTGTCAATACTTACTTTGCAAAGTTGTATTTTAGCAAG CCGGGAGAAAATGATGTGATAAGTGTAGATGCACGGCCCTCGGATGCCATCAATGTGGCTCATAGATGCAAG GCTCCGATCTATGTAAGTAAACAAATTGTCTTGGAAGATGCTATTAGAATTGGCTTCGGGATGGGCAGAGTGCGCGATACAACGCCTACTTACGATGTAGTGCTTGACAG CGCTATGGAGGGTCCGGATTTATTAACAGAGGAGCTTGATCTGGTGAGGAATATGAATTTAGCTGTTGAAGAAGAAAGGTACAATGATGCAGGTAATAAGAACATAGAATATAATCTTCCAACCAAAATAAAGATTATAGAATATACCTTCtttgttcaattatatatttttgtttcatcTTAG
- the LOC128034899 gene encoding ankyrin repeat domain-containing protein, chloroplastic has translation MSLPSPSSLLKPPTPKISSTSFLCLSTPPPKLSRPHNLYFPRKLHSVSPSFLSSYITQDNAAVGDDEEHVIGDCLVFEDGAFEDPYLQPDSMFDNPNTTTRFAKTKPKKNKQEIEAENLVPEQWNHVVEEMNITKKERRKMAQQLEFGRRVEKKKQGLVPIRTMNSQEYLKYKEAKLAQLNPVVLDNPLTFPKKENEEDSMEDTVNIPSSSERVAPKNPRWAVYSKGFDDVAEFFNSGNYQLAEKNTQGSRKLFTKEEKLMLNRRVPDLAAATSGKWLPLHTLAASGEFYLVDALLKHNVDINAVDKNGLTAIHKAIIGKKQAITNYLLRESANPFVRDEDGATLMHYAVNAASTPTIKLLLLYNVDINLQDNDGWTPLHLAVQARRTDVVKLLLIRGANKMLKNKDGLTPLDLCLYLGRDMRTYELIKILKQLPKPRSNER, from the exons ATGTCACTGCCTTCTCCTTCGTCATTGCTAAAACCCCCAACCCCCAAAATCTCGTCCACTTCATTTCTCTGTCTTTCTACACCTCCTCCTAAGCTTTCCCGCCCTCACAACTTGTATTTCCCTCGAAAATTACATTCCGTTTCCCCTTCCTTTCTCTCTTCTTACATAACCCAAGACAACGCCGCCGTCGGTGATGACGAAGAACACGTCATCGGTGATTGTCTCGTTTTCGAAGACGGTGCATTCGAAGACCCTTATCTCCAACCTGACTCCATGTTTGACAATCCCAATACCACCACAAGATTTGCTAAAACGAAGCCAAAAAAGAACaaacaagaaattgaagcaGAGAATTTAGTTCCAGAGCAATGGAACCATGTGGTAGAAGAGATGAATATAACCAAGAAGGAAAGACGAAAAATGGCGCAACAGTTGGAATTTGGGCGTAGAGTTGAGAAGAAGAAGCAAGGTTTAGTCCCTATTAGAACCATGAATTCGCAAGAATACTTGAAGTATAAAGAAGCTAAATTAGCTCAGTTGAACCCCGTGGTTCTCGATAATCCATTGACATTTCCCAAGAAGGAAAACGAAGAAGATTCAATGGAGGATACAGTGAATATCCCATCTTCGAGTGAGCGCGTAGCTCCAAAGAATCCTAGGTGGGCAGTTTACAGTAAAGGGTTCGATGATGTTGCTGAGTTTTTTAACAGTGGAAATTATCAGCTAGCCGAGAAAAATACTCAag gctCACGTAAATTGTTTACAAAGGAAGAAAAGCTTATGTTGAATAGGCGTGTACCTGATTTAGCAGCTGCTACTTCT GGAAAATGGTTGCCTCTTCACACTCTTGCTGCATCGGGAGAGTTCTACCTCGTTGATGCTTTGTTGAAACACAATGTTGACATCAATGCTGTGGACAAG AATGGTTTGACTGCAATTCACAAGGCAATTATCGGAAAAAAGCAGGCCATTACCAACTATCTTTTAAGAGAATCGGCAAATCCATTTGTTCGTGATGAG GATGGAGCCACCTTGATGCATTATGCTGTTAATGCCGCATCGACTCCTACTATTAAACTTCTTCTGTTATACAATGTTGATATAAACCTTCAAGACAAT GATGGTTGGACACCATTACATCTCGCCGTTCAAGCTAGAAGAACCGATGTGGTGAAGCTTTTACTAATTAGAGGGGCAAATAAGATGCTAAAAAACAAG GATGGTTTAACACCGCTCGATCTTTGCCTTTACTTGGGTCGAGACATGAGAACATATGAATTGATCAAGATATTGAAGCAGCTTCCCAAGCCAAGAAGCAATGAAAGATGA
- the LOC105789417 gene encoding serine/arginine-rich splicing factor SR45a, translating to MADSPRKRNSHSPSPWREQSRSRSRSRPRSRSRSRSRSWSRPRHRSRSHSRGRSRSRSRGRVEAGNPGNTLYVTGLSQRVTERDLEEHFSKEGKVASCFLVVEPRTRISRGFAFVTMDSVEDASRCIKYLNQSILEGRYITVERSRRKRPRTPTPGHYLGLKNTRDYGRGERGRYRGGGRDDYGYHRSPRRSPYRGRDYSPRYSPHGGRSRRERSYSPPYSRGSR from the exons ATG GCGGATTCTCCTCGTAAAAG GAATTCTCATTCTCCCTCCCCATGGAGAGAACAGTCAAGGTCACGATCCAGATCTAGACCTAGGTCTAGGTCTAGGTCAAGATCCCGCTCCTGGTCGAGGCCAAGGCATAGGTCCAGGTCACATAGTCGCGGCAG GTCAAGGTCAAGAAGTCGAGGcag GGTTGAAGCTGGAAATCCTGGCAACACACTTTATGTGACCGGTCTATCTCAAAGGGTCACAGAGAGGGACCTTGAGGAGCATTTCTCCAAGGAGGGGAAG GTGGCATCGTGTTTCCTGGTTGTTGAACCTCGTACTCGCATATCTCGTGGTTTTGCTTTTGTTACTATGGACAGCGTTGAGGATGCGAGCCGCTGCATCAAGTATCTCAACCAATCAATTTTAGAAGGTCGATACATAACCGTGGAGAGG TCGCGTAGGAAACGGCCTAGGACTCCGACACCGGGCCATTACCTTGGACTAAAAAATACCAGAGACTATG GTCGTGGTGAACGTGGCAGGTACCGTGGTGGTGGTCGTGATGACTACGGGTATCATCGATCTCCAAGGCGCTCACCATATCGAGGTCGTGATTACTCTCCAAGGTATTCTCCTCATGGTGGAAGATCAAGGAGGGAGCGCTCTTATTCACCACCATATTCTCGCGGATCTAGGTGA
- the LOC105787428 gene encoding phospholipase D delta, translating to MEEGSKQVIYLYGDLDLTIIEARKLPNMDLVSNHLRKCLTCETCKAPSQAAAAQEPGEVGKVHHHHKIMTSDPYVTVTVPQSTLARTRVLKSADNPEWNERFIIPMAHPLTELEINVKDDDLLGAEVIGTTKFLAQKIATGERITGWFPLIGSSGKPPKPTTAIHIDMKFTPCEENPLYKQSLASDPEQGGVRHTYFPMRKGNKVTLYQDAHVPDGMLPKIELDDGKVFNQGKCWEDLCYAISEAHHMIYIAGWSVFHKVKLVREPTRPLPRGGDLNLGELLKYKSEEGVRVLLLVWDDKTSDKFGIRKMGLMQTHDEETLKFFKHSSVMCVLAGRYAASKLGYFKQKVVGSMFTHHQKFALVDTQAAGNNRKITAFVGGIDLCDGRYDTPEHRILHDLDTIFKDDFHNPTFSAGIKAPRQPWHDLHTRIEGPAAYDVLINFEQRWRESTKWKDFCLLCAGKMPSNDDALIRIERISWILSPSLAVTDHGTTIIPEDDPKLHVLSIDDRDNWDVQIFRSIDSGSVKGFPRPMRKPENQNLLVSKNVVIEKSIQTAYIQAIRSAQHYIYIENQYFLGSSYAWPSYKDAGADHLIPMELALKVASKIRARERFAVYIVIPLWPEGDTKSLSVQEILYWQSQTMQMMYDIVARELKSMQITDSHPQDYLNFYCLGKREEVTPEMLGGKGTSVSDSAKFGRFMIYVHAKGMVIDDEYVIVGSANINQRSMAGTKDSEIAMAAYQPHYTWAEKKKHPRGQVYGYRMSLWAEHLGELNKCFKEPETLECVKTVNTVAEDNWKKFTDTDYSALQGHLMRYPLEVDIDGKVKPLPGYENFPDVGGKVIGTHSVKLPDILTT from the exons ATGGAGGAAGGGTCGAAGCAGGTGATTTACCTTTACGGTGATTTGGATTTAACCATTATTGAAGCTCGGAAGCTACCTAACATGGATTTAGTGTCTAATCATCTTCGTAAATGCTTAACTTGTGAGACCTGTAAAGCTCCATCACAAGCAGCAGCTGCTCAAGAACCAGGGGAAGTTGGTAAAGTCCACCACCACCATAAAATCATGACCAGCGACCCTTACGTCACCGTTACGGTGCCACAATCGACTTTAGCTCGTACACGCGTGTTGAAGAGCGCTGACAACCCGGAATGGAACGAGAGGTTCATAATCCCCATGGCTCATCCTTTAACTGAGCTAGAAATTAACGTCAAAGACGACGACCTGTTAGGCGCTGAAGTCATTGGCACTACCAAATTCCTCGCCCAAAAAATCGCCACCGGAGAGCGTATAACTGGGTGGTTCCCACTCATTGGCTCATCGGGGAAGCCTCCTAAGCCGACTACGGCAATACACATCGACATGAAATTCACGCCCTGTGAGGAAAACCCTTTGTATAAACAGAGCCTCGCCAGCGATCCGGAGCAAGGCGGCGTGAGGCACACGTATTTCCCGATGAGGAAAGGGAACAAAGTGACGCTTTACCAAGACGCTCATGTGCCGGACGGTATGTTACCCAAAATAGAACTAGACGATGGTAAAGTATTTAACCAAGGAAAGTGTTGGGAGGATCTTTGTTATGCCATATCTGAAGCTCACCATATGATATACATTGCTGGTTGGTCTGTTTTTCATAAGGTTAAGCTTGTTAGAGAACCAACTAGGCCATTACCTCGAGGTGGGGATTTAAACCTTGGTGAATTGCTTAAATATAAATCTGAAGAAGGGGTTAGGGTGTTGTTGTTGGTTTGGGATGATAAAACTTCAGATAAATTTGGTATTAGAAAG ATGGGACTAATGCAGACACATGATGAAGAAACTTTGAAGTTTTTCAAGCATTCATCTGTTATGTGTGTGCTAGCTGGTCGATATGCTGCTAGTAAGCTGGGTTATTTCAAACAAAAG GTTGTTGGAAGCATGTTTACGCATCATCAAAAGTTCGCTCTTGTTGATACACAGGCAGCCGGTAATAATCGAAAGATTACTGCATTTGTTGGAGGCATCGATCTCTGTGATGGTCGCTATGATACACCTGAACATCGAATACTTCATGATCTTGACACCATCTTCAAGGATGATTTTCATAATCCTACTTTTTCC GCTGGAATCAAGGCTCCTAGGCAACCATGGCATGATTTACACACCAGAATTGAAGGGCCTGCCGCATATGATGTTCTTATCAACTTCGAGCAGCGGTGGAGGGAATCGACCAAATGGAAGGATTTCTGTCTACTTTGTGCAGGAAAAATGCCATCGAATGACGATGCTTTGATTAGGATAGAACGAATCTCTTGGATACTAAGTCCTTCCTTAGCTGTAACAGACCACGGCACTACAATAATTCCAGAAGATGACCCCAAATTGCATGTTCTTAGTATCGATGATCGTGACAACTGGGATGTTCAG ATTTTCCGCTCCATTGACTCGGGATCAGTGAAAGGATTTCCAAGACCAATGAGAAAACCCGAGAACCAG AATCTTTTAGTTTCAAAAAATGTGGTCATAGAAAAAAGCATTCAAACAGCTTATATACAGGCAATAAGATCCGCTCAGCATTACATATATATCGAAAATCAGTATTTTCTGGGATCTTCGTATGCTTGGCCATCGTATAAAGATGCAGGGGCCGATCATCTGATCCCAATGGAGCTGGCATTAAAGGTTGCTAGTAAAATCCGAGCAAGAGAGAGATTTGCGGTATATATCGTTATTCCTTTGTGGCCCGAGGGTGATACAAAATCTCTTTCTGTACAGGAAATTCTATACTGGCAG TCTCAAACAATGCAAATGATGTATGATATCGTCGCACGAGAACTCAAGAGCATGCAGATTACGGACTCGCATCCTCAAGATTACCTCAATTTCTATTGTCTTGGTAAGAGGGAAGAGGTCACCCCGGAAATGCTCGGTGGAAAAGGAACTTCG GTCTCTGACTCTGCAAAGTTCGGTCGGTTCATGATATACGTGCATGCAAAGGGAATGGTCATAGATGATGAGTATGTGATTGTAGGGTCAGCTAATATTAACCAAAGATCCATGGCTGGTACAAAAGACAGTGAGATAGCTATGGCTGCATATCAACCACATTATACATGggctgaaaagaaaaaacatccACGTGGTCAG GTATACGGGTATAGAATGTCCCTATGGGCAGAGCATCTTGGTGAGCTAAATAAGTGTTTCAAGGAACCAGAAACTCTAGAATGTGTGAAGACAGTAAACACAGTTGCTGAAGATAACTGGAAGAAATTTACAGATACCGATTATTCGGCATTGCAGGGCCATCTTATGAGGTATCCTTTGGAAGTAGATATTGACGGGAAAGTGAAACCACTCCCTGGATATGAAAATTTCCCAGATGTTGGTGGCAAAGTAATCGGAACTCACTCGGTTAAGCTTCCAGACATTCTTACGACGTAA
- the LOC105787429 gene encoding uncharacterized protein At1g76070 produces MVKPVKRRSKIILTFRLSPPVITGGKRISGHTVPLIPRNASFELREPVSPKVSCMGQIIKKKKIRSLKKLKQRSSSSSRPSQAFAEKIKSKVLKRIKLCHNNHHTLIDDYEVSAVEEDDDDDERSAPSLLQMRRFNNVRSTLSDFDWTTSEEKGVKRKRG; encoded by the coding sequence ATGGTGAAACCGGTGAAACGCAGGAGCAAAATCATTCTCACATTCCGGTTAAGCCCACCGGTTATCACCGGCGGTAAACGAATTTCCGGTCATACGGTACCTTTAATACCCAGGAATGCGAGTTTCGAATTACGTGAACCTGTGTCACCGAAAGTTTCATGCATGGGTCAAattataaagaagaaaaaaatacgTAGCTTGAAGAAACTCAAACAacgttcttcttcttcttcaaggcCTTCACAAGCATTTGCagagaaaatcaaaagcaaagttttaaaaaggatAAAACTTTGCCATAATAATCATCATACGTTAATTGATGATTATGAAGTTTCTGcggttgaagaagatgatgatgatgatgaaagaTCAGCTCCTTCGCTTCTGCAAATGAGACGATTTAATAACGTACGTAGCACTTTATCGGATTTTGATTGGACGACAAGTGAAGAAAAAGGAGTTAAAAGGAAGAGAGGTTGA